The following proteins come from a genomic window of Myroides odoratus DSM 2801:
- a CDS encoding FAD-dependent oxidoreductase, which yields MQYEKENQIGDKNEHWVSCEVCLGLGKKSKRRSKQQRQRGVTAPALYEQNNGVEQAPKAPQKIQKPCKHCLGTGLVRSNIPPVNNPSKYPHIAIVGGGIGGIALAVACLHRGIPFTLFERDHAFAERAQGYGLTLQQASKALRAFGIAAVEGGVVSTKHIVHAVDGKVLGEWGKRKWMGAEEDKTAKRNNIHIPRQVLRQMLIQQLGGEQRMQWGHQLIDLQYSSSKVNLTFQVDDQLRSFDADLVIGADGIRSTVRRKLIGEDQTPLHYLGCMVVLGICPLENLRDVQSPLLDGETVFQTANGTERMYMMPYTKDSVMWQLSFPMDEEEAKALSLAGPKALKEEACRRIQWHNPIPEILDATQETTISGYPVYDRSLFDPMLLQKAGAVSLLGDAVHPMSPFKGQGANQALLDALSLVHQLTTACQAVPDWKTLDLRQAILSKYEVEVSNRSSAKVKGSAAAAAFLHSDVVLQEGDQTIGAKWKSRTSQE from the coding sequence ATGCAGTACGAGAAAGAGAATCAAATTGGAGATAAAAACGAACATTGGGTAAGTTGTGAAGTTTGCTTGGGATTGGGAAAAAAGAGCAAAAGGAGAAGCAAGCAACAGCGGCAACGCGGTGTGACAGCACCTGCTTTATATGAGCAGAACAATGGCGTAGAACAAGCTCCAAAAGCTCCTCAAAAAATACAGAAACCTTGTAAGCATTGCTTGGGTACAGGACTCGTGCGCAGTAATATACCACCCGTTAATAATCCGTCTAAATATCCGCATATCGCTATTGTTGGAGGCGGAATTGGTGGTATCGCTTTAGCAGTTGCGTGCTTGCATCGCGGTATTCCATTTACCCTATTTGAAAGAGATCATGCTTTTGCCGAACGTGCACAAGGATACGGACTTACCCTACAACAAGCCAGTAAAGCATTGCGTGCATTTGGAATCGCTGCAGTAGAAGGTGGAGTAGTGTCTACCAAACATATAGTACATGCAGTAGACGGAAAAGTGCTAGGGGAATGGGGAAAACGAAAATGGATGGGAGCAGAAGAAGATAAAACGGCAAAGCGAAATAATATCCACATTCCCCGACAAGTATTGCGCCAAATGTTGATTCAGCAATTGGGGGGAGAGCAGCGAATGCAATGGGGGCATCAACTCATCGATTTACAATACAGTTCTTCTAAAGTGAATTTGACATTTCAGGTTGACGATCAGCTCCGTAGTTTTGATGCAGATCTTGTGATAGGAGCAGACGGTATTAGAAGTACGGTACGCCGTAAATTAATTGGCGAAGACCAAACACCCTTGCATTATTTAGGCTGTATGGTTGTATTGGGCATTTGCCCCTTAGAAAACCTCAGAGACGTACAATCGCCCTTATTAGATGGGGAAACTGTATTTCAAACTGCAAACGGTACCGAGCGCATGTATATGATGCCCTATACCAAAGACAGCGTCATGTGGCAATTGAGTTTTCCGATGGATGAAGAAGAAGCAAAAGCCTTGAGTTTGGCGGGGCCAAAAGCACTAAAAGAAGAAGCATGCAGACGCATTCAGTGGCATAATCCCATCCCTGAAATACTTGACGCAACACAGGAAACGACCATATCGGGATATCCCGTATACGACAGAAGTTTATTTGATCCAATGCTCTTGCAGAAGGCTGGGGCTGTAAGTTTATTAGGTGATGCTGTGCATCCCATGAGTCCATTTAAAGGGCAAGGGGCAAACCAAGCCTTGCTCGATGCTTTGAGTTTGGTACATCAATTAACGACTGCTTGCCAGGCTGTTCCAGATTGGAAAACCTTAGATCTACGTCAAGCCATATTAAGTAAATACGAAGTAGAAGTAAGTAATAGAAGTAGTGCAAAAGTAAAAGGGTCAGCAGCAGCAGCAGCATTTTTACACTCTGATGTTGTACTTCAAGAAGGTGACCAAACCATTGGTGCTAAGTGGAAGTCAAGGACTTCGCAGGAGTAA
- a CDS encoding SulP family inorganic anion transporter → MKYRMQVATWKKSVAPGLVVFLVALPLCLGIALASGAPPIAGIIAGVVGGVIVGFMSNSNVSVSGPAAGLAAIILAAISELGSFQLLLTAGILAGIIQLVLGFLRAGAIANFFPSSVIEGMLAGIGVVIVIKQLPLAFGVSALSDVQDIASIHKGTLLMTVLSLAILIVWSKSKRLKKIAFLPAALVVVVVGILLNQLWIYTGSSWAIDASQVVAIPVLDGLSSISSLLVFPDWTGLTNPTVWIVAGTIAIVASIETLLCIEATDRLDPLKRHTDTNRELKAQGIGNIISSLIGGLPMTSVVVRSSANVNAGGLYKASAIIHGVFLLLAVVALPFVLNMIPLASLAAVLILVGYNLAKPAVLLHFWHKGYTQFAPFIVTLVMVVATDLLMGVLAGMVVSIAFLLLGNVRKAFSMQHTVKDEQLVYTLTLAQEVSFFNKTAIKNKLHQLPDNCHLAIQAKQMGYIHMDVLEMIQSFINEKAREKNIAITTTGFHKSIQISQGQSNLILSHRKTI, encoded by the coding sequence ATGAAATATCGTATGCAAGTAGCAACATGGAAAAAAAGTGTTGCTCCAGGCCTTGTGGTCTTTTTAGTCGCACTTCCGCTTTGTTTGGGAATTGCGCTAGCTTCGGGTGCGCCTCCAATCGCGGGAATTATCGCTGGAGTAGTAGGGGGAGTTATTGTTGGATTTATGAGTAATTCCAACGTCAGTGTAAGTGGTCCCGCTGCGGGATTGGCTGCCATTATTTTAGCCGCTATTAGTGAGTTGGGATCTTTTCAGCTCTTGCTAACTGCGGGAATCCTTGCGGGTATTATCCAATTAGTATTGGGATTTCTACGGGCAGGGGCTATTGCCAATTTCTTTCCTTCTAGTGTGATTGAAGGAATGCTTGCGGGAATTGGAGTGGTTATTGTCATCAAGCAATTGCCTTTAGCATTCGGAGTGAGTGCATTAAGTGATGTGCAGGATATAGCATCCATTCACAAAGGCACGCTATTGATGACGGTGCTCTCTTTGGCTATTTTAATAGTGTGGAGCAAGAGTAAAAGATTGAAGAAAATTGCCTTTTTACCAGCTGCTTTAGTGGTTGTGGTTGTTGGGATTTTATTGAATCAATTGTGGATTTATACGGGGAGCTCTTGGGCAATTGATGCTTCACAAGTGGTGGCTATACCTGTATTAGATGGCTTATCTTCTATTAGTTCTTTGCTGGTTTTTCCAGATTGGACCGGATTGACTAATCCAACGGTTTGGATTGTGGCAGGTACCATCGCTATTGTGGCTTCTATCGAAACCTTATTGTGTATTGAGGCAACAGATCGTTTAGATCCATTAAAACGACATACCGATACGAATCGCGAGCTGAAAGCACAGGGAATAGGTAATATTATTAGCTCTTTGATTGGAGGGTTACCGATGACTTCTGTGGTTGTGCGTTCATCAGCTAATGTCAACGCAGGTGGATTGTACAAGGCTTCTGCGATTATCCATGGGGTGTTTTTACTACTCGCTGTAGTTGCACTTCCCTTTGTATTAAATATGATTCCGTTAGCTTCTTTAGCAGCGGTATTAATCTTAGTGGGATATAATTTAGCTAAACCCGCGGTATTGCTTCACTTTTGGCATAAAGGTTATACGCAATTCGCCCCATTTATTGTAACACTTGTTATGGTTGTTGCTACAGATTTACTGATGGGAGTACTAGCGGGAATGGTAGTGAGTATTGCCTTTTTATTGTTGGGTAACGTGCGCAAAGCATTTTCAATGCAGCATACCGTGAAAGACGAACAGCTTGTGTATACACTTACGTTAGCACAAGAAGTATCCTTCTTTAATAAAACAGCCATTAAAAACAAGCTGCATCAACTACCTGATAACTGCCATTTGGCAATTCAAGCCAAACAAATGGGGTATATCCACATGGATGTTCTCGAAATGATTCAATCGTTTATTAACGAAAAAGCCAGAGAAAAGAACATCGCAATTACCACGACGGGTTTTCATAAATCCATTCAAATCAGCCAAGGGCAATCTAATCTTATTTTATCACATCGTAAAACGATATAA
- a CDS encoding NUDIX hydrolase, whose protein sequence is MSPQTQLHIVQAMPQHVPQIQDLIYHATQLSYTSSHENTKKNKNIAELIHQKEMYLVYEEEILCGCFAFNPKGYAAALVFFYCLTDEKEGEIGQEQAKWNRLLEAVQKQARISSFSYLTVVVTPAMQAWYEERGAKQSKVVEDATDAVEYYLTVVDQPWIDLPTAGLVCVKDKQLLLAFSKNKQAWYLPGGKIDAGEDSQQALKREIEEELSLVLQPERLSFLTHIVAPAYGEKKNILMQQDCYYYELEEDTITIANEIGGIQYFTKEEYIRDQIPVPGVLKVFEYCNL, encoded by the coding sequence ATGTCTCCACAAACTCAACTGCATATTGTACAAGCAATGCCTCAACATGTACCTCAAATTCAAGATTTGATTTATCATGCAACACAGCTTAGTTATACATCATCACACGAAAATACAAAAAAGAATAAAAATATTGCAGAATTAATTCACCAAAAAGAGATGTATTTGGTGTATGAAGAAGAAATACTTTGTGGATGCTTTGCATTTAATCCGAAAGGTTATGCAGCAGCATTGGTGTTTTTTTATTGTTTGACAGATGAAAAGGAGGGAGAAATAGGGCAGGAGCAAGCGAAATGGAATAGACTCTTAGAAGCTGTCCAAAAACAAGCACGCATATCTTCTTTTAGCTATTTGACTGTGGTTGTAACACCTGCAATGCAAGCGTGGTATGAAGAACGTGGAGCGAAACAGTCCAAAGTAGTAGAAGACGCAACAGATGCAGTGGAATATTACCTCACGGTGGTCGATCAACCTTGGATTGATTTACCGACTGCAGGTTTGGTTTGTGTGAAAGATAAACAACTCCTATTGGCTTTTAGTAAGAATAAACAAGCATGGTATCTACCAGGTGGAAAAATTGATGCAGGAGAGGATAGCCAGCAAGCGCTGAAACGCGAGATTGAAGAGGAGCTCTCTTTGGTTCTTCAACCTGAGCGATTGTCCTTTTTAACGCATATTGTCGCCCCTGCTTATGGGGAGAAAAAGAATATCCTCATGCAGCAAGATTGTTATTATTACGAATTAGAAGAGGATACTATTACGATTGCTAATGAAATCGGCGGAATCCAGTACTTTACAAAAGAGGAATACATCCGCGATCAAATTCCCGTTCCTGGGGTATTGAAGGTTTTTGAGTATTGTAATTTGTGA
- a CDS encoding ankyrin repeat domain-containing protein, whose translation MKRMLFVFCLMVLCYGCQDREKTIDKQKLLGRDFRLFQDTPAWTLAKAVRDEDIEAIKSEIVKNNVDPDFQEPKYGGTLLMFAIYNNKYRSTQLLLELGANPNLRDVYRGASAMIDASENKNSKYLRLLIAYKGNPNLIENAPIIGNKKVRNTPLNVAISCFNCDDLEKVKLLVTAGADINYAKDDQDGFTRLPLADALLLKKMHVTLYLLEHGADYTKILYTTVNNKDVSILEALRRCVFDLKSDEYTTKKKVISFLQKRNLDYDKEPIPDFILKEIQNRYPDNWNDYIKQY comes from the coding sequence ATGAAAAGGATGCTATTTGTTTTTTGTTTAATGGTTTTATGCTATGGATGCCAGGATCGAGAAAAAACAATCGATAAACAAAAGCTGCTAGGACGAGATTTTCGATTATTTCAAGATACTCCAGCTTGGACATTAGCAAAAGCAGTTCGAGATGAAGATATAGAAGCTATAAAAAGCGAGATTGTAAAGAATAATGTTGACCCTGATTTTCAGGAACCAAAATATGGAGGGACATTATTAATGTTTGCTATATATAATAACAAGTATAGAAGTACACAATTATTGTTAGAACTAGGAGCAAATCCCAATTTACGAGATGTATACCGTGGTGCGAGTGCTATGATTGATGCTTCTGAAAATAAAAATTCTAAATATTTACGATTACTTATAGCCTATAAAGGGAATCCAAATTTAATAGAAAATGCTCCTATTATTGGAAATAAAAAGGTTCGAAATACGCCTCTTAATGTGGCAATTTCATGTTTTAATTGTGATGATTTAGAAAAAGTGAAATTGTTAGTGACTGCGGGAGCTGATATAAATTATGCTAAAGATGATCAAGATGGATTTACAAGATTACCACTTGCAGATGCTTTACTGTTAAAAAAAATGCATGTTACTCTATACTTGTTAGAACATGGGGCAGATTATACTAAGATACTTTATACAACAGTAAATAATAAAGATGTATCTATTTTAGAAGCTTTAAGAAGATGTGTTTTTGATCTTAAATCGGACGAATACACAACCAAAAAAAAAGTAATTAGTTTTTTACAAAAGCGAAATTTGGATTATGATAAAGAGCCTATACCTGATTTTATTTTAAAAGAAATACAAAATAGGTATCCAGATAATTGGAATGATTACATAAAGCAATATTAG
- a CDS encoding RHS repeat-associated core domain-containing protein → MSVDPLAEEFPAWTPYHYVHNNPINLVDPTGMAAEDSTGGGGGRLTAWKVFSDNNKKGSYNAYEVASTDWEGDPTNVFSVHNNSGTIDTYNSVKELNDAGITDVNYQRKNDKSTMGNLQMAYDGWVNATGETARAKETMLNYIGGIASTEL, encoded by the coding sequence ATGAGTGTGGACCCGTTAGCGGAAGAATTCCCTGCATGGACACCGTATCATTATGTACACAATAACCCGATTAATTTGGTGGATCCTACGGGGATGGCAGCTGAAGATTCAACTGGAGGAGGTGGAGGAAGATTAACAGCATGGAAAGTTTTTTCTGATAATAATAAAAAAGGAAGTTACAATGCTTACGAAGTAGCGAGTACAGATTGGGAAGGAGATCCTACAAATGTTTTCTCAGTACATAATAATAGTGGAACAATAGATACCTATAATAGTGTAAAAGAGCTTAATGATGCAGGAATAACAGATGTAAATTATCAGCGTAAAAATGATAAGAGTACGATGGGTAATTTGCAAATGGCTTATGATGGTTGGGTAAATGCAACAGGAGAGACTGCAAGGGCTAAGGAAACGATGTTGAATTATATAGGTGGAATTGCATCAACAGAATTATAG
- a CDS encoding MATE family efflux transporter, whose protein sequence is MDKQKELILEGKLPKVMWHLAWPAVVAMVLYGLNNFLDGIFVGHLISNTALAAVGIAYPLAQFAQGFGTLIGTGIGSAISIWIGRKDTVKLEQAMGTVNYLTLLFSIVLTLPCYVFAEELVYMMGGRGEILTLGVEYFRVTILGSFFWIHGLALNMIIRAEGRMKTAAWMIAIGLLVDLGLKPIFIDTLGWGVAGAAWATNISMMIYTLLGVWYYASGKASFRTKFWSLQRKTAIIKETLSLGMPGFIMMVMIVIQNIVVFNALAKYGNEADITFFTAVNRFYILLNTPLWGLMRALQPVTGMNYGAKQYTRSIQAYRLFSLVGLAILLPFWLFVMVYPSGVLAVMIPHTEFLAHQLFDFRIYMSVLLVLPFVFMAMVWFPAIEDAKPATIISLLRQVVFYIPIMLFVPGIMGISSIYWASAAIDWIIFALILYAVSKSVTKLKLKNTSSR, encoded by the coding sequence ATGGACAAACAAAAAGAACTTATTTTAGAAGGGAAACTGCCCAAGGTGATGTGGCATTTGGCTTGGCCCGCAGTGGTCGCCATGGTTTTATATGGATTGAACAATTTTTTAGATGGCATTTTTGTAGGGCATCTAATTAGTAATACGGCACTAGCTGCTGTGGGAATTGCTTATCCTTTAGCTCAGTTTGCTCAAGGATTTGGGACGTTGATTGGCACGGGAATTGGTTCTGCTATTAGTATTTGGATTGGAAGAAAGGATACCGTGAAATTAGAACAAGCTATGGGAACGGTTAATTATCTTACGTTGCTTTTTTCTATTGTTTTAACGTTGCCGTGTTATGTATTTGCTGAGGAGTTGGTGTATATGATGGGAGGAAGAGGAGAGATCTTGACCTTGGGAGTGGAGTATTTCCGTGTGACGATTTTAGGTAGCTTTTTCTGGATTCACGGATTGGCCCTGAATATGATTATACGTGCAGAGGGAAGAATGAAAACGGCAGCTTGGATGATTGCTATAGGGCTCCTTGTCGATTTGGGGCTGAAGCCTATTTTTATTGATACGCTGGGTTGGGGGGTAGCAGGTGCTGCTTGGGCAACCAACATCTCCATGATGATCTATACGCTGCTAGGGGTGTGGTATTATGCTAGCGGAAAGGCTTCTTTTCGAACTAAATTCTGGTCTTTACAGCGCAAAACAGCTATCATCAAGGAAACCCTCTCTTTAGGAATGCCTGGTTTTATTATGATGGTGATGATTGTCATCCAAAACATTGTGGTATTCAATGCTTTGGCTAAGTATGGCAATGAGGCTGATATCACCTTTTTTACGGCAGTGAATCGATTTTATATTCTGTTGAATACTCCTTTATGGGGATTAATGCGTGCTTTACAACCAGTTACAGGTATGAACTATGGCGCCAAACAATACACGCGAAGTATCCAAGCCTATCGCTTGTTTTCACTCGTCGGACTAGCCATCCTCTTGCCGTTTTGGTTGTTTGTGATGGTCTATCCCTCAGGGGTACTAGCCGTGATGATTCCACATACAGAATTTCTAGCACACCAGCTTTTCGATTTTCGAATTTATATGAGTGTATTACTCGTCTTGCCTTTTGTATTCATGGCCATGGTTTGGTTTCCAGCCATTGAAGATGCGAAACCCGCAACGATTATTAGCTTGCTTCGTCAAGTGGTTTTCTATATTCCGATCATGTTGTTTGTGCCTGGAATAATGGGAATCAGCAGTATTTACTGGGCTAGTGCAGCTATTGATTGGATCATTTTTGCACTTATTCTCTATGCGGTATCGAAAAGTGTAACGAAACTAAAATTAAAAAACACCTCTTCTAGGTAA
- a CDS encoding helix-turn-helix domain-containing protein: protein MLDANDVIRRLKQLLGFKTDLELANLLGIKPNTLSSWKIRETLRYDKIIEVCKQHKIDLNELFLTHPNAVYKGNLEDRVVKMISVDHQIEYFINPEKCLATSPTCIFPTEDEVNIGFQIGVENMYPTIKVSSYVLSMPIEPAEMKPWHIYVLVVENRGILCYRFKRKMENGELLFVSDNPVFDSMTLRMEEIRAVFSIRGIFLPSVKNLVET from the coding sequence ATGCTAGACGCAAATGATGTTATCAGAAGATTAAAACAATTGCTGGGATTCAAAACGGATTTGGAACTAGCCAATTTATTGGGAATCAAGCCCAATACATTATCCTCATGGAAGATACGGGAAACGTTGCGTTATGATAAGATTATTGAGGTATGTAAGCAACATAAAATTGACCTGAATGAACTGTTTTTAACCCATCCCAATGCTGTGTATAAAGGAAATTTGGAGGATCGAGTAGTAAAAATGATTTCGGTTGATCATCAGATTGAGTATTTTATCAATCCAGAAAAGTGTTTAGCTACGTCGCCTACTTGTATTTTTCCAACGGAGGATGAAGTTAATATTGGATTTCAAATTGGAGTGGAGAACATGTATCCTACAATAAAAGTAAGTTCTTATGTATTGTCCATGCCCATTGAACCAGCAGAAATGAAACCGTGGCATATCTATGTGTTAGTCGTAGAAAATCGCGGGATTTTATGCTATCGCTTCAAGCGCAAGATGGAAAATGGCGAACTCTTATTTGTCAGCGATAATCCCGTTTTTGACAGTATGACCTTGAGGATGGAAGAGATTCGAGCGGTATTTAGTATTCGAGGAATCTTTTTGCCAAGTGTCAAAAATTTGGTTGAGACTTAA
- a CDS encoding porin family protein, translating into MKKITMSLLAIFAFSGAALAQTPDIKIGAKAGLNISNISDLDDSKSKTGFHVGAVAEIFITEKFSVQPEIIYSTQGVKQEETAYFMGVSAKFKATTKLDYLNIPIMAKYYIIDGLNVQAGPQVGFNVKSEAKMEANGESETMDMKSDTKKVDFGLNFGVGYELPIGVFFDARYNLGLSKISKEGDNSAKNRVFQISVGYKF; encoded by the coding sequence ATGAAGAAAATTACTATGAGCCTATTGGCTATTTTCGCTTTTAGCGGCGCTGCATTAGCACAAACTCCAGATATTAAAATTGGAGCAAAAGCAGGTTTGAACATTTCAAACATTTCTGATCTTGATGATTCAAAAAGCAAAACAGGATTTCACGTAGGAGCTGTAGCAGAAATTTTCATTACCGAAAAATTCTCAGTACAACCCGAAATTATCTACTCTACCCAAGGAGTAAAACAAGAAGAAACAGCTTACTTCATGGGGGTATCAGCAAAATTTAAAGCAACAACAAAGCTTGATTACTTAAATATTCCTATCATGGCAAAATACTATATCATTGATGGTTTAAACGTACAAGCAGGTCCACAAGTTGGATTCAATGTGAAATCAGAAGCAAAAATGGAAGCGAATGGAGAGTCAGAAACCATGGATATGAAAAGTGATACAAAAAAAGTTGACTTTGGTTTAAACTTTGGTGTAGGATATGAATTACCAATCGGAGTTTTCTTTGATGCTCGTTACAATTTAGGTTTATCTAAAATCAGTAAAGAGGGTGATAATTCAGCTAAAAACAGAGTATTCCAAATTTCAGTAGGATATAAATTCTAA
- a CDS encoding winged helix-turn-helix transcriptional regulator, with protein MEKQVITDKVCPLEFAVKAISGKWKIPIIWRINEGEKRPSEFLRGIATVDRRVLNQQLKELEEVGILSKQRFDEVPPRVEYTLTPLGLQLIEVLKQLNAWGEILLEDQHP; from the coding sequence ATGGAGAAACAAGTAATTACAGACAAAGTATGCCCTTTAGAATTTGCGGTAAAAGCAATTAGTGGTAAATGGAAGATTCCTATCATTTGGCGAATCAATGAAGGGGAGAAGAGACCGAGTGAATTTTTGAGGGGAATTGCGACAGTGGATCGTCGTGTACTCAATCAACAATTAAAAGAGTTAGAAGAAGTGGGCATTTTGAGTAAACAGCGTTTTGATGAGGTTCCTCCAAGGGTAGAATATACCTTAACACCTTTAGGATTACAACTGATTGAAGTTTTAAAACAACTCAATGCGTGGGGAGAAATTTTATTGGAAGATCAACATCCTTAA
- a CDS encoding helix-turn-helix transcriptional regulator has product MTLRLYDIKHKHTIVEKEYPTTFFEPKEGTVQESITHLDSFMGRGYYKELYFDGVHIGIGNVKLAQKVLLGFESDFETIEMHFTMKGKSTARTTQFNQPVTFEAHSHNILYTNGLGGQMQWESEDFQLCEINLRPEFFKRFLPHDHHLFDRFRNAVEKGKSSLLHPEHYTINHQMYEILNQIIHCDKQGIFKRLFLEAKVIELLLLQLEQFYGESPYQGSLKKQEIDKIYAVRDFMLQNLDSTYSLVDLAHRVGTNEFVLKKGFKELFGTTVISFWAHEKMEHAKTLLADQALNISEISDRIGYKNQRHFSTAFKKKYGVSPSALYK; this is encoded by the coding sequence ATGACTTTACGACTATATGACATTAAACACAAGCATACAATAGTAGAAAAAGAGTATCCAACCACCTTTTTTGAGCCCAAAGAAGGGACTGTACAAGAGAGCATTACCCATTTGGATTCCTTTATGGGACGTGGTTACTACAAAGAGTTATACTTTGATGGCGTGCATATTGGGATTGGCAATGTAAAGCTGGCACAAAAAGTACTCCTGGGGTTTGAGAGTGATTTTGAGACCATTGAGATGCACTTTACCATGAAAGGCAAAAGCACAGCGCGTACAACTCAATTTAATCAACCGGTCACCTTTGAGGCTCATTCGCATAATATTTTGTACACCAATGGATTGGGCGGCCAAATGCAATGGGAAAGTGAAGATTTCCAACTCTGTGAAATCAATTTAAGACCAGAATTCTTCAAGCGATTCCTCCCTCATGATCATCACTTATTTGATCGGTTTCGCAATGCAGTCGAGAAAGGCAAATCGAGTTTATTACACCCGGAACACTACACCATTAACCACCAGATGTATGAGATTTTAAATCAAATTATACACTGCGATAAACAAGGGATTTTCAAACGCTTGTTTTTAGAAGCCAAGGTTATTGAGCTTTTACTCCTACAATTGGAACAGTTTTACGGCGAATCTCCTTACCAAGGATCTTTAAAGAAGCAAGAAATCGACAAGATTTATGCGGTGCGCGATTTCATGCTCCAAAATCTAGATAGCACCTATTCTTTGGTGGATTTAGCTCACCGCGTAGGGACAAATGAATTTGTATTGAAGAAAGGGTTTAAAGAACTTTTTGGCACGACAGTCATCTCTTTTTGGGCGCATGAAAAAATGGAACATGCTAAAACATTACTCGCTGATCAGGCACTTAACATCAGCGAAATTTCCGACCGAATTGGATACAAGAATCAACGCCATTTTTCGACCGCTTTCAAAAAGAAATACGGTGTATCCCCTAGTGCCCTTTATAAGTAA
- a CDS encoding carbonic anhydrase, with product MNSFTKEILANTTPEQSLNLLLEGNNRFVNNLKFNRNFLHQLQETKDGQHPHAVILSCMDSRAPLEHVLDQGIGDIFSLRIAGNVLTDEVIGSMEYACQVVGSKLILVLGHSRCGAVTGACNHTSLGKLDTILERIHPIVEKVREKNQGKEVSQTELVELVTMENVRSIVEQLQRVSPSLTQLIEEGQIGVVGGYYDVVSGKVELIC from the coding sequence ATGAACTCATTTACAAAAGAAATATTAGCAAATACAACACCAGAGCAAAGTTTAAACCTATTATTAGAAGGAAATAATCGCTTTGTCAATAATTTAAAATTCAATAGAAACTTCTTGCATCAGCTTCAAGAAACGAAAGATGGTCAACATCCACATGCAGTGATTTTGAGCTGTATGGATAGTCGCGCCCCATTAGAACACGTCTTAGATCAGGGAATTGGAGATATCTTCAGCTTGAGAATTGCAGGAAATGTATTGACCGATGAGGTGATTGGTAGTATGGAATACGCTTGTCAGGTGGTTGGAAGTAAATTGATTCTCGTTTTGGGGCATAGTCGATGTGGCGCGGTAACTGGCGCTTGTAACCATACAAGTTTAGGTAAACTAGATACCATTTTAGAGCGTATTCATCCGATTGTAGAAAAAGTACGTGAGAAAAACCAAGGAAAAGAAGTAAGTCAAACGGAATTAGTAGAGTTAGTGACGATGGAAAATGTTCGTTCCATTGTAGAACAACTGCAACGAGTAAGTCCTTCTTTAACTCAATTGATTGAAGAAGGTCAAATCGGTGTCGTAGGTGGATACTACGATGTCGTAAGCGGAAAAGTAGAACTGATTTGTTAG
- a CDS encoding porin family protein: MKRMITSLLAIFAFSAISHAQTPEKSDKQDVRFRVKSGLNISNISDDSDSKSKAGFHIGAAAEIFVTDKFSIQPELQYSMQGAKGKNDLLIEGVRVTNMQVNMNYINVPVMAKYYVAEGFSIQAGPQLGFLVKAESTADLRLGNEKTSITNNIKSMTNKVDFGLNFGVAYDLSFGLFFDARYNLGLTDILKDADGQHRVFQLGVGYKF; the protein is encoded by the coding sequence ATGAAAAGAATGATTACTAGCCTTTTGGCTATTTTCGCATTTAGTGCAATTTCTCATGCACAAACACCTGAAAAATCGGATAAACAAGACGTTCGATTTAGAGTTAAATCAGGATTAAACATTTCAAATATCAGCGACGACTCAGATAGTAAAAGTAAAGCAGGTTTCCACATTGGGGCTGCAGCTGAGATTTTTGTGACTGATAAGTTTTCTATCCAACCTGAACTTCAATACTCAATGCAAGGAGCGAAGGGTAAAAACGATCTTCTAATAGAAGGTGTACGTGTTACTAACATGCAAGTAAACATGAATTACATCAACGTTCCTGTTATGGCAAAATACTATGTTGCAGAAGGCTTTAGTATTCAAGCAGGTCCACAACTCGGATTCTTAGTAAAAGCAGAATCGACAGCAGATCTTCGTTTAGGGAATGAAAAAACCTCAATAACAAACAACATTAAATCTATGACAAACAAAGTTGACTTTGGTTTAAATTTTGGTGTAGCATATGATCTTTCTTTTGGATTATTCTTTGATGCTCGATATAACCTTGGTTTGACGGACATTTTGAAAGATGCTGATGGACAACACAGAGTATTCCAATTAGGTGTTGGGTATAAGTTTTAA